The Amblyomma americanum isolate KBUSLIRL-KWMA chromosome 2, ASM5285725v1, whole genome shotgun sequence genome contains the following window.
GGCTTTGCGAGGAAACCGCAGCCAGTGGCGTGGTAAGTTTCTGTGGTACATGTTCAACAGCTCGACGACGTTGATTGGCGCTGCTGTGGAGCGGCTGCGACCGAGCTTTGGCGCTGACGACGCGTTCTGCTGGCACACTTGGTCTCTGACAGCCAGCAGCAAGCTGGTGTAAGTCTGCTCAAACACTACGCCCCCGGAGGAGAGCATTGTCCAGAACAGACGCAGTGTCTCGCGCTTGATGACGGTCGAAGGGTGGAGCAGCAGCGACCTGATCCACTCTTCGAGCACGGGCCACTCGTCGCAAGCGACTAGATTGTCGTAGCTGGAAACGTTGTTCAGAATGTCGATGGCGTGCAGCTTCGAAGACGGTGATGGCGACCGTATGAGGTTGCAAACCTCACGGATGTTATCGGGGGATAAAACCACGTTTCCTCCCATCAACGAACTTTCGCTGAGTATGCTAGCCAGTGAAGTAGTACTGTCCTGTCGAATCAGTTTATCTATCGGAGTGTTGACTGCCTCGCGGCGGCTTCTTGCAATAAAGTCTTTTTGCTCGCCGTGGTCATCTGGGTCCATGCGTAGCAGGTACGACTTCTGAAACTTGCGCCACATCTCCGAGCGTGTCACTTGCGCGACAATGTGATCGACGGTCTTTACGTCGGTTTGCGTTATGCATTGCTCGATGTCGCCGGAAAGCTGCCTCGAAATTGCCTTCCTTAGCTCTTCGCGTTGAGTTCTGCAGCTCATTGCTCGTCGCATCCAGAACAACCTATATACTGATATCAATGCTACATCCGAATCTCCGAACGGCAAACTTGGCCGGCGATCAGCGAAATAGCTCCATTATTTCCAAACAAACTCGGTTGCCCCAAGTAACGGATCAATGGTAATCGCTGGATAAGTGACTCTAAGCAATGGTGGTAAGTAGCGCCACTGGCAACGCAAAGGTGCTGTCGAAAATATGCACTTCGCTTGCTGTACAGTCTAGTTTGAAATTTTGAGCCGTGTTATAATTAATATTAGAAATCATGTGAACTTGTAAGTAATCTGCCGCAGACTAGATCAGCTGGATGTAGCCACGTGACAGCACGtgacaaaaacaacacaggatgCCATGCGACAAAtgcgacgcgagcaacgtcggcaaCGTTTACTACTCGTGGGTATGTGTCATTCGGTATGCGAGTCGCCAAGAAGTTTCCGAGTTTGCGTAAAGTGAACTAATAGTGGTTCATTCGAACTTATCGTGTAGTCGGTTGCCTTGGTTTTCATTTGCGATAACGCGACGGCTGAATAATGACCGGAGGTGTAGCTCACAAGCCTCGACAAGTCCATGCTCAACGCGTCGAGTGTAAATATGGAGCCGTCAAGACAGCGGCCAGACCTTACATCATCAGCAATTTCAAAGGCCAGAGAAAGCTGGTGACTGGTTCGACGTGCGAAGATCTCCTGTCAAGTGGCTGCAAGCTTTTCGATGTAAGATGCAAGTGCCGTCCGTTGTATACAACCGATGGCTGTTTCACGAGTTCGGTTTTGCACCACCTCAACTCCTGTCTGTACCGCAGCGTAAAGTACAGTCGAGCTATATATTGAACAAAGAGTCGTGCTCatgtaattcacaagggtagaaacttgggcgagtcggtaacggtgatccatggtatgtgtagcgcaaaacgggacaagggacaaagaaagacgcgcctgtgttgtgtgcgtctttctttgccccttgtcccgttttgcgctacactcacaTACCGTGCTCATGTATCTTACTGCAAATAAACTTGTaataaatgagtaattacttgtTAGCATCCACCCACGCGCAGTCATACGGCTAGTTCATTTGCTACGAACTGACCATTTATATATCGCTTCTAAATTTCCCTAATTTCCCTCCGAACATTTTGTGCGTAAAATGTGATCTTCTATTTAAGAATCTTCCTGCTGGTGAGGTTAGGGGCAAGGTTAGCAAGAGGCCGCCTATTGAAAGTGTAACACTTTCTGCGCAAATCGATCCTTGTAGGTGCGCCGTGACGACTGCAGACTTGTCCTGGAGGATGGCACTGAAATCGACGACGAGTACCTTGCTACGTGCGGCGATTACACTGTTCTGGTTATCCTGAGAGCATCTGAACAGATAAAGTGTACGTCTGCTGTGGTCATATTCTTTTCTTCCGGTTATTGGGCGCTGTTTCTACGTTACCTGCACACAATTGCCTGTCACTGAATTTTTATATGCAAAACTATCAACAAGACATGCACTAAAGGCAGTGGCTTGCAACAGCACCCAGCTGAACGTTGAATTAGCGCCTGACAGCACACCTGACATTCTTTTATGACTTTGTGTCTGCTAGCTTAATACAGTATTCAGGCAAGAgttttgaaagcaaaaaaaaaaaaacttgtcttaAGCTTTACATTCTCTGTTCAAAGCAGAGAATGTGTGTCATGAACTGCAAGAGGTGCTGGAAGATGCCGTGTTACTAAAAAATATAGCGGAGTGGACATTCTGCTGCAAAAGTTGATTCCTGTTGGCCTGCAGTTCCACAAGATCGCTCATAATGGTACATACTTGGCATAGTTGTTAAGTTTACAGAGTTACTGTGTCTTAAGTGAACATTAAATTTCAGGCCACCTTTTGCCATAGTCTCGCGAAACTGACAGGACTGATTAATACAACCTGTTGAGCAAAAGACGTGTTTAGTAAGCCATGCTACCGGCCAACAAAAGGTCCAAGCCCTTTTGCACTATGCCTCTCACAAATGTtagtttttacaagaaaaaaaagcatcatCTTGGGATTCTCCTGATTATGCGGTGGTCATCAGAATGCTGACTTCGACAGACATGCCACCACACTGTACATTTTAGTCTAGTAGTACTCTCTTTTGTTGCTGCTACATAGTACCTGGTTCTGTGGTACTAAGGTTTACTTTTTTATCAGATAGCTGTATCAGCTCTCTCTGAGGGTAACAGCATTTGTGTTGATGCAGTACTGATAACTGAAAACCTAATGCATTTTCTTGTGGCCAAGAAAATGTCATCTGGGTTGGCCACAGCCACAAGGGTTGCTGGCCAAAAAGTGGGCACTTTGCAAAATGTGCAATCTGCAATCAGGTTATTCTTGCGGGCTTGGGGAACTGGGAAGGGGAGGGGGCAACACGGTTGTGATGCAGTTATCACTGTCACTTCCTCACTTGGGGGCAGTATAGGAAGTATGAGTTTTTCTTTAAAAGAATAATAAAAGGGAATTCAACAAAGCAAGCTTTGGTCTAATCAACAGCATGTGCATTGATGGGACActtaagaaaaaattgaaattagTTTGTATTTTTATGTTACAGCATTCTGATGACAATGAGtgtactttcactgaaaatgaaGCTGTTATTGTGGTGACGAGAAGACGGTTTTTTTCATGCGGCTCCCTGAGGCCAGGCCACACTGATATTCACTTCCTGACTGTGGTTGCAGAGTAGCTTTTGGTCTTGCCATCATTACTACGAATTGAGCACCCGAAAAGAATTTTCTACTTTTGCATCAAATAGCCTCGAAAATAGACGTATCCTTTTGCTGCCAAACAAACGTCTGCATAGCCACCGAAAGCCAAACAGAGGATTTTTACTAAGAACGAAAAGTGGGCAGAGTTGTTTGCAGTGTTAATTCTAATGTTGCCTAATCTGAACAAATTTTCGTCCCTTTCAAGTCGAAATGATTGGGAGCCTTCTGTACATTGGGGCACGTGACAGATCTGAGAGCACTGGTAAGAGCAGCAGTCAAGCATCAATAAACCTTGCTTCTTTGGAGCCACCTGTTCCGTCCAACTTCCCATTAGCATGTCGCTTTTCAATACCTCCTTCTGCAAAACTAGCATCACAGCTTTAGTTTGTCAGTCTATGAATGCAGAGTTGAAGAGAGGCTTTTGAAGCTATAGCATGGTGATGCAGTGACCACATATGCTGGTGCTTCAGCACACTCTttggtggcgatgatgatgatggtaagaAGAGAGAGAACTGGTGCCGAGCATAGTTTTATAGTGCTGGAAGGGGCACGTTGTATGGTAACCGATGATACTTGAAACGGTGCCCTTTTTAAATTTTAGTTCCAGAGCTACTTTAAATTTGTCTCATGTGCAGACAGTTTTAGATAACGTCAGCTCGTTTTTCTCGTGCCTCAGATTAGATAGGTAGATAGACAGATGGGTGGACGGATGgaaggaaggcagggatgttaaccagaggAGATTTGGAACAGCAGCAAAGAGTAAGGACTGCTTGCATTGTTATCATATTCTCCAACTTCATGTTGTCATTTGCATAGCAACCCTTAAGTGAAGTTGTTTAGTAGAATCTTGAGCACACTAACAAATTTAATGTCAGCATAATAAGTAATACAtttattttgtcttgttttgcAGCTGGACATAGCAGCTGAACCACATAATGTTTGCAAATTATTTTACAGATACTCAAGTGAAAGCACAACAGATGATTGCCAACATTGGCAAGATGCTTGCATCGGACCCTCGGGAGGTTAATAGAATATTCAGCCCTCTAAAAGATGAACTTGTTAGCAAGATGTTGGGTCACATACAGTCACTTGAAGCTCCCCAAGAGCTGGCAATGGCTGATAGCAGACAAGAGGACCCAAAGTGGTTTGAAGGTAAAAGGAAATTTATGTTCACatatttttccccctttcttttcaatgtgtGTGTAGGCAAAGGAAGTTTAGGCTGCCGTATCACTTCTCTACCATTTGTCTCTTTACAGCTTCCGTATTTTACTATTTCCATTAGTGTTTTATTTTGTAACACTATTTACTACAACCACATTCGAAAAGGTGTATTCATTGTCTGCATACAGTAACAAaggttctttgtgttcattgtggtcataaaaaaaaataaaatgtggcCCCAGGAAGTCACAGGCTGTGATAAACATCTAGTTATCAGCTGATAATCTAGTAATTAATAAAGTTATCAATGTCTGGCTTCTTCCTAGTCTTCAGACTACATGACATGTGGTAATTTAAACAGGAATGATTATATGGTAGCAAAGCTGTCTTGTCAAGTTTTGCTTGTCAGTTCTAGAAATCAGTTAGTGTTTCTGTGGTACAAGCACAGAGACTATTAAAGGAACTTGATTGAAATATAGTACATGCAAAACCTGTCTGCCATACAACTAGTTGATGTCCTGAATTCATAGCAGTCATTAAGCATAATACCATTTAATCCAACTAGCAGTTTGGCATGAACAGATATGGACAAAATGCTTCGGAAAAAAAGGGTGTTCGACATGACTTTGTGCGGACCATGTAGCCCTCTAgccaagctgcccttgcaccGTTAGAAGCCAAAACATCATCAAAAAGATCGAAAGGATATCATGGCCAGCCACATCAACTTGCTGTGCGTGCACTTCTGTATGGGACTTTGTGTCCTTCGAAAGGGCTCTTCCTGATCTGGTACTGTTATCTAGGtgaaaagagggcgacatcaaaGAGGGCTGTTCTGCGAGAGAGGGCGAAAACCCGAATCAAGGGCTATTACTACAAGGTAAGCTTGGAATTTGCACAGCTGGCTGTAGATTGGCTTTTGGCTGGTGTCTTAAAATGCTAAAAGCGGCACATGTGACCAAATTTGAACAGACGTAAAAGGACTGACTTACTTTTTGCACAAACAGAACATTAACTGGAAAATTTTTTAAAACTCTAAAGCCACAacactgcgaaaaaaaaataattgaggtATTTAGCCAACGTTGTTTCTTGCAACACTGGCCAGCCATGCATTGGCTGAATTTAGATGCAAGCCTTGAAATTGAAACCAAACTGTTTCCACAGAACAGGAACAAAACCTTGGAACAAGAGCAAAAATTATCTAGCATTTGAAGCTCCCGTGAATGAAGGTTCCGAGTTGTTCCAGGGAACTGCTGGCTtacaaataaaaattaaatgaTCAATAGTTGAGGAATGGATGGAGGAATACTGCAGCACAGGCTGCGATAGGAACGCAGCAATTATGCCAGACATATTGCTATAATATCTCTGTTCAGCATCCAATGTCACTAAGCTGCCCACTGCAAACGCTTAGTATTTAAACTTGTTCTCGGTGACGGACGAGAcaaacttgcatttttttttcttttcttcctcctgCATTGAATAGTCCAAAGACGAGATGCAAAAGCGGTTCAGCGACACAGCCAGTGGTGGTTGCGTGCGCCACCTGTTTGAGGAATTCCTGCGACTTCTGAAGCAGAGGGACCACAATGGCCATTATTTTGTGCGGGGCGAAACAGGTGCGCTGTGCCTAAATGACGGGAAGTTCAATTGCCAGGGGACATTCAGCAAGGACCTCTGCTCTGGGAGACTGCATATGATTAATCCGTACACAAGCAGAGAGCAGCTGGTCTTATTCAGTACCTGGAACTTGGATCACAGGTGAGTGACTGTCGTTTGGGATGTGTGTCTCAACTGTCACTCTTCACTCTATTACATTTTATCTTCAACTGAACCGTGCATAATTAAGCAGCAGTACTTGCACGACTCATTGGGAGGAACTGAAAACAACCGTCTGTCTGTGAAACTGGCTTCTGAAGACCAAATACGACCTACTGACTGTACTACCAATGGCACCTGTCATGATATATACATGCAGCAGAGAAGCCTGACATTTCTTTCTGTGgtactttttccttcttttcctgtCAGGTGAATAGAAGCCAGTTCATTCAGTGGTTAAGCTTGTCTTTCTTCATTTGGTTGAGTACTAGTGTCGACTTcgaatgcttttttgaaatcaTTGGCTATAAACTCATCCAGTTGAGTATCACAGCATCATTGAGCCAGGAACACGCACATAGTCGtgcagcttctgttaaaaatggACAACTGCATGCCTGTCTATTACTGAGCTGTGTAGCGAGTCTCTTGAAAAACCCCCTATAAGTACTAAATACTAAGCTCCGAAGGGATGAGAACAATGGCTCCTTTCTGCTTGGGAGATTTGGAATGTTGGCAGTGCAAAATGAGCCACACTccatggcccagaagcaaacttGGTGAGCTGTATATTTTACAGTTGCAGCTGTtagcagctcaaaacaacaaacCTTCATGGCTTGAGTCAGTAAGTGTGGAGATCCCATAGTGTGAGCTACAAGGTGGTGTTCGCAGCACAGTGCAGATGTGAGAGAAGGCACGCACATGAGATGGCCTGATGTGCATGCCTGCCGTGAGGTTCTACATGTGGAAGCTGGGGGCGGAGAGTGTGTCATGACAGGCGTGATGCGTAGAGAGTGTGATGACGATGACAAATGCCGAAGCCAGCTGCACTTGGTATTGGAGGGTAGCGACTGGTTGCTACCCACATCGTATGATGCGAAGAGGGCAACACCAGTGCTCGAGAATAAAAATTGGAGGGCATACTCAAGCTCCGCCTCTAGGATATGATGCAGTAGCTTTTGTGGGTTAACACTCtacccatacatgcggaattggtcattcttgactttacatttataggtccctgggagtccccataccactcctggcacagtgttacagcggttaagcgatgaccctgcaatggcaggtgctgccatcagtgggacttgtgcgacccatgttgctcccACTGGGCAACTTCTTGCGATCAATCAcgaatttaactgccacctgccacagtcgtcagtttgctcacaatccggtgggcaggttgtgatggtgcctcaaggtcacgtgacgtgggTTGCCTACTTAGGTTGCTTTTCTGGGGGtgttagtgcgaaagcactacttcataTGCTCCCCACCGAGAATTTTGTGTGAATTGttggagtaactcgggtaagctcgggttggttttgaggaacgtcgcgcaagctgcagccaatgggaggaacctGGGGCAGGTTTGGAGGAGTGTCGCActagctgtagccaatgggaggattaccttgaaggtgaccttggccaaacctagcatagcaacagccgatgcagaaataaaatgaatATTGCAGCGATCGGGTTTCGAACCTACGAAGGCGCAAActgattagcttcgctggccactgcacgagagcactttgCTATCACTGCAGCCGATCacaccttgtgttaaactgcaaaacactctcgcactgtgcattgcacaccatTGCCTTCATCAACTACCATCtgtggcacgaacagatcagatcagcttcacctcgatcagagcttaacctgagtctatatcgtcgccagatgtgccaACGACACAGCAATAAGACAGccagactaaacacatgctttcataCGTCTACTTGGTGTAACTACGTAAAGCCCTACCGCTTTTTCCCCCACAATGGCGACACCACCAATAATGCTGACGACACTGGATTTTCTGCACTATGGGAGCATTAATGGTATCACGTTAAAACGGATGCGTAACATTCCTGCTTTCAAATCTGATGGTAAAGCCAGTGATAAAAGACCCTTTTGCCACAGAAGCATGACACCGCCAGCTGTTGTTGAATTTTATGTTATATTTCAATAACCGTGCTGTcgatttttgacaaaggctgtacaaaTCTTTTACCGTTGTCAGTAGGAGGAGCTGAATAGTAGCCGGCAAACAAGCGTGCACAGAATAGATGTTTttgtcagcgccgtgtctgtgcacttgtcacgtcctttgccccctgcgctgctgaaaaaaccatgtcacaccaacttgcccaagcttctagtATCAGAATAGATGTGACAAAGTTGTCTCACCTAGGTTTAGACAAAATATTCAAGCAGGCACCCTTTCGTATTGTCTGTGGCCGCTGAATATTTCTTGGTAGTAAACTGAGTTCACATTTTGCACATAATCTCACAACATGATGTCTTGCTCATTGTACTAAGTTGCAGCTGGATTGGAAGAGCAGCACATAATCTcagcgtacaaaaaaaaatcaaatgtaaCACGCCAAGTACGTTTGCATGTTTGTTCACTTACTGGTAAGGTATTGTCCACTGTTTAGTACAGTTGTGCCatttgctgtcagctttcataTCGCTGTTAATGTCCGTGAAAAGGTAAGCCTTATTTTGCCTTCCAATTCGCCGCATTTGTATCATTTCtgtggcttgggcagggcatgtaatgccagggcaagattaccgctggtccttaagggtgacggagtagATTCCACGAGAAGGcgagcatagcagggggcggcagaaatttaggtgggcggatgagattaagaacttcacaggcatatggtgggcacagccggcaaaagacagggttaattggagaggcatgggagaggcctttgccctgcagtgggcgtagccaggctgatgataatgatgatgtgtCGGTCGGGCAACAGCTCTATGCAATTTTTGTTTGTGCTAAaaatctatttttttctttttgttactgTGTTGATGTCTtctggcagcaaaagatgcatttgttgCTAAGAAAATTTGagttaaaatatttttttactgCCACTCGCTTCAAACTCATGATGTTGATGGTGAAATGGTGTCTGTGATCATCAACTAGTCATAAATATAATGGCGTGGTCTTGCATCAGAATGTACAAACAGAAAAGACCATTGACGTCAGTGCGGTTTGTTTGTGCATACGGTATGTGGTGGGTCCACTTGTATTTCACTTATTGGAATTGTCTAGCTTGGTACTAAGCCCCTTTATCATTAGAGCACATTCATCAGTCTATATAAGCCAAGTTCAGTTTGTCTTGGGTGTCCCTTTAGTACTCTTCAGGTGTAAGTTTAACAGGAATCAGAAAGCAACTAAGTAGTGGCACCTAGGCTACAGCTGCTTTTTTTAACGAATCTTACTGTCAAGTGTAAGTGTTACAGGAATCAGAAAGCAACTGAGTGGTGGCACATAGTAGGCTACAGTTGCTTTTTAATGAATCTAACTGTGAGCAAGACGGCATTCTTCTTTTCCAGAATCGAGAGGTCCAGGTCCATACTGCCAACTATTGTCACCGCCATCCAAGATGCCAGTGGCAGAGCCATCAATGTAGACTATTTCTACAGGCTTCTGTTCACGACAGAAAATTTGAAGCTGGTTCACCCTGTATGCCATATAAAGTCGGAGCATGATGGCCACAGCTGTGACCCAAGAAAATGGTATATTGACAGTGTCATGCAAGACGACGGACGTGGAGATGAAATTGCAATCAGGCCAGGGAAGGCAGAACCTATGTTATCAAGACGCAAGTGATATAAATGTGGCGTctaccatatttacttgcataatgaaTGCGAACCAAAGGGGAGCGGTGGGGTGAATGCACCCCACTACTCCCCTTTGGTTgtcaaaatgtttttttcttcccttcgcGTAATGAATACACCCTTTATTTGGCACGCAGTCTGCTGACAATGACAATGAATGCTAGCATGTGCCCAAAACATTTATGCAGTACAGTAAAACCTTATTGATACATTCCCAGTGGTACACTCACAATTGCAGGCGGTAAAAATGCCCCATAGAGTTgcactattttttttcttgctgataCATTCCCGTATAACATGGTCTGCCAGCTGCTGTGTTCAAAATTTCGGAAAATTCTGTTCGCACGATACGTTTAGCAAGCAAACGGCCATGTGCACACATACAAGTTGGCCAAACTTGGGTGCACGCAACAAGAACTAGACTGCCAGTGTCTCGCTGTGGCAGTTTCTCTGGAATGCGTAACTGCAAAGGGGAGAAGCATAAGTGTGCTAACACTAACATACGGGCAGGCTGTTCCAGTGTGGTGTGACATGAAGAGAAAAATGCAGCTGTTTCTTCACAGTGCCTAAAAGCTAAGGGGCAAAGTGTCTGTGAACTGCAACAGTGCATTTATATATGAGCGGTCCAGTCTGAGAAACGCAGCATGAAAAGGAAGAGCTCTGTGACAGTCAGCCACCGCAATGGCTTTCCCACAGTGCAGTATGGCAAGGAGGTGAAGCATTTAAAAATAACACTGGAGATCCCGGTTACTTTTTCCACTGCAACCGTTGAAATGGATGCATTGTGAAGTTTCTTCagtgttaaaggtgcactaaagaagaatctgaactcgtctttttaccgcgggaactccatctacacgttccaggcattcttagaaacttggaattattgtcctgtgtggccga
Protein-coding sequences here:
- the Drep4 gene encoding DNA fragmentation factor-related protein 4 translates to MTGGVAHKPRQVHAQRVECKYGAVKTAARPYIISNFKGQRKLVTGSTCEDLLSSGCKLFDVRRDDCRLVLEDGTEIDDEYLATCGDYTVLVILRASEQIKYTQVKAQQMIANIGKMLASDPREVNRIFSPLKDELVSKMLGHIQSLEAPQELAMADSRQEDPKWFEGEKRATSKRAVLRERAKTRIKGYYYKSKDEMQKRFSDTASGGCVRHLFEEFLRLLKQRDHNGHYFVRGETGALCLNDGKFNCQGTFSKDLCSGRLHMINPYTSREQLVLFSTWNLDHRIERSRSILPTIVTAIQDASGRAINVDYFYRLLFTTENLKLVHPVCHIKSEHDGHSCDPRKWYIDSVMQDDGRGDEIAIRPGKAEPMLSRRK